The following coding sequences lie in one Rutidosis leptorrhynchoides isolate AG116_Rl617_1_P2 chromosome 6, CSIRO_AGI_Rlap_v1, whole genome shotgun sequence genomic window:
- the LOC139852118 gene encoding uncharacterized protein: MDGGEESLSANNIHGLIHINSPMYIHASDYPKQMHVNETLTDNNYTDWSQEMMNFLLAKNKVGFVDGSIKKPEQNSADYMPWMRCDAMVKGWLTTAMEKELRASVKYAYSAYEIWNDLKERFGKESAPRAYKLKQTLLMTHQDGTTVSVYYTKFRSLWDEIDSVLSIPKCSCEGCTCDIGKKPVGSRRKREYMSSLWDSTTNFP, encoded by the coding sequence ATGGATGGTGGTGAAGAAAGTTTATCCGCGAATAATATTCACGGTTTAATCCACATCAATTCTCCAATGTATATTCATGCATCAGATTACCCAAAACAAATGCATGTCAACGAAACCCTTACTGACAACAATTATACGGATTGGTCTCAAGAGATGATGAACTTTCTGTTAGCCAAAAATAAAGTAGGTTTTGTTGACGGCTCGATAAAGAAACCAGAGCAAAACTCTGCTGATTATATGCCATGGATGCGATGTGATGCTATGGTGAAAGGTTGGTTAACTACTGCCATGGAGAAAGAACTAAGAGCCAGCGTTAAGTACGCCTATTCAGCGTACGAGATATGGAACGATCTAAAAGAACGATTTGGGAAAGAAAGTGCACCTAGAGCATATAAGTTGAAACAAACACTCTTGATGACACACCAAGATGGAACGACTGTTTCAGTTTATTACACTAAGTTCCGTAGTCTTTGGGATGAAATTGATTCGGTACTATCAATACCCAAGTGCTCATGTGAAGGTTGCACGTGTGACATTGGAAAGAAACCAGTGGGCTCAAGGAGAAAGAGAGAATATATGAGTTCCTTATGGGACTCGACGACCAATTTTCCGTGA